From Molothrus aeneus isolate 106 chromosome 18, BPBGC_Maene_1.0, whole genome shotgun sequence, a single genomic window includes:
- the TBX3 gene encoding T-box transcription factor TBX3 codes for MNLPMRDPVIPGTSMAYHPFLPHRAPDFAMSAVLGHQPPFFPALALPPNGAAALSLPGALAKPIMDQLVGAAETGIPFSSLGHQAAAHLRPLKTLEPEEEVEDDPKVHLEAKELWEQFHKRGTEMVITKSGRRMFPPFKVRCTGLDKKAKYILLMDIVAADDCRYKFHNSRWMVAGKADPEMPKRMYIHPDSPATGEQWMSKVVTFHKLKLTNNISDKHGFTILNSMHKYQPRFHIVRANDILKLPYSTFRTYVFPETEFIAVTAYQNDKITQLKIDNNPFAKGFRDTGNGRREKRKQLTLQSMRVYDERQKKENPTSDESSNEQTAFKCFAQSSCPAVPAVGTSSLKDLCPSEGDSDADSKDDPLLEGNESGKISTTTAATPAPASSAATAGDDPRDKGGSPSKSHFFPGDSAGSRSRERTEKAPPDSRHSPATISSSTRGGSLSGEELKSPLRDGPKVDENRLLGKEPFTPLTVQTDSTAHLSQGHLQNLGFPPALAGQQFFNPLGNGHPLLLHPGQFAMGGAFSGMAAGMGPLLATVSGASAGVSGLDNTVMATAAAQGLSGASAAALPFHLQQHVLASQGLAMSPFGSLFPYPYTYMAAAAAASSAASSSVHRHPFLSAVRPRLRYSPYPLPVPLSDGSSLLTTALPGLAAGSGEAKAGGLSASPGSVPLDSASDLTSRSSTLSSGSVSLSPKLGADKEAATSELQNIQRLVSGLDPKQDRSRSGSP; via the exons ATGAATTTACCGATGAGAGATCCAGTAATCCCTGGGACAAGCATGGCTTATCATCCCTTTTTACCGCACCGGGCACCGGACTTTGCCATGAGCGCTGTGCTGGGGCATCAGCCTCCCTTCTTCCCGGCTCTGGCTTTGCCTCCCAACGGGGCAGCCGCCCTGTCCCTTCCCGGGGCTCTGGCTAAACCCATCATGGATCAGTTAGTGGGGGCTGCAGAGACTGGcattcccttttcttccctggGTCACCAGGCAGCAGCCCATCTGAGGCCTTTAAAAACTCTGGAGCCAGAAGAAGAGGTAGAAGACGATCCGAAAGTGCATCTGGAAGCTAAAGAGCTTTGGGAGCAATTCCATAAAAGAGGCACAGAGATGGTGATTACCAAATCGGGAAG GAGAATGTTTCCTCCATTTAAAGTGAGATGCACTGGACTGGATAAAAAGGCCAAGTACATTTTATTGATGGATATTGTGGCGGCTGATGATTGTAGGTACAAATTCCATAATTCCCGGTGGATGGTAGCCGGCAAGGCTGACCCTGAAATGCCAAAGAGAATGTACATCCACCCGGACAGCCCGGCCACCGGCGAACAATGGATGTCCAAAGTCGTCACCTTTCACAAGCTGAAGCTCACTAACAACATCTCTGACAAGCACGGATTT ACCATTTTAAACTCCATGCACAAGTACCAGCCCCGGTTCCACATCGTCCGAGCCAACGATATCCTCAAGCTTCCTTACAGCACGTTCAGGACCTACGTTTTCCCGGAGACTGAATTCATCGCAGTGACCGCATACCAGAATGATAAG ATCACACAATTAAAAATTGACAACAACCCCTTTGCCAAAGGTTTTCGGGACACCGGGAatggaaggagggaaaagag GAAGCAGCTGACCCTGCAGTCCATGCGGGTGTACGATGAGAGGCAGAAGAAGGAGAATCCCACCTCGGACGAGTCGTCCAATGAGCAGACGGCCTTCAAGTGCTTTGCCCAGTCCTCCTGTCCTGCCGTGCCTGCCGTAGGCACCTCCAGCCTCAAAG ATCTCTGCCCCAGCGAGGGAGACAGCGATGCAGACAGCAAAGACGATCCCTTGCTAGAAGGAAACGAGTCGGGCAAAATCAGCACGACCACCGCCGCCACCCCAGCGCCGGCCAGCTCCGCTGCCACCGCGGGGGACGACCCCCGGGACAAGGGCGGCAGCCCCTCCAAAAGCCACTTCTTCCCCGGGGACTCGGCAGGGAGTCGGAGCCGAGAGAGGACTGAGAAAGCCCCTCCGGACTCCCGGCACAGCCCGGCTACCATCTCTTCCAGCACCCGGGGGGGAAGCCTGAGCGGCGAGGAACTGAAAAGCCCCCTCAGGGATGGCCCCAAAGTAGATGAGAACCGACTGCTGGGGAAAGAGCCCTTCACCCCCCTGACGGTCCAAACCGACAGCACGGCCCACCTGAGCCAGGGACACTTGCAGAACCTCGgctttccccctgccctggccggCCAGCAGTTCTTCAACCCGCTGGGGAACGGGCAcccgctgctgctgcacccCGGGCAGTTTGCCATGGGGGGAGCCTTCTCGGGCATGGCCGCGGGCATGGGGCCCCTCCTCGCCACCGTCTCGGGGGCGTCCGCCGGGGTCTCGGGACTGGACAACACGGTCATGGCCACGGCGGCGGCCCAGGGACTCTCGGGAGCATCGGCGGCTGCTTTGCCtttccatctgcagcagcacGTCCTGGCTTCACAG GGCCTGGCCATGTCTCCCTTCGGCAGCCTTTTCCCCTACCCCTACACCTACATggcagcggcggccgccgcCTCCAGCGCCGCTTCCAGCTCGGTGCACCGGCACCCGTTCCTGAGCGCCGTGCGGCCGCGGCTCCGCTACAGCCCCTACCCGCTGCCCGTGCCGCTGTCGGACGGCAGCAGCCTCCTCACCACCGCCCTGCCCGGCCTGGCCGCCGGCTCCGGAGAGGCCAAGGCGGGCGGGCTGAGCGCCAGCCCCGGCTCCGTGCCCCTGGACTCCGCCTCGGACCTCACCAGCCGCTCCTCCACGCTCTCGTCCGgctccgtgtccctgtcccccaagCTGGGCGCGGACAAGGAGGCGGCCACCAGCGAACTGCAGAACATCCAGCGCCTGGTCAGCGGGCTCGACCCCAAGCAGGACAGATCCCGCAGCGGCTCCCCGTAA